The genomic window TTGTTCTGCTCCATTTGTTGGAATTCTTCCACCTGGACAGCTTCTCAATTACTGCTCATAGTTCACCATTCCTTGTTATAGATGTGCCTTTATGTTGATGCACCTTAAAGCTCTACCATCTAGTGTTTTGCAAAGGGGATATCTTAGGATACGGTATTCTGATAGAGTATGCAACTGTGGGGCAGGTACTGTTGGCATCCTGTCTCATGTGGCCTTTGAATGCAATCATTTTCCTGAGACTAGAAAGCCTTTTAGTTCTTCCTTTGCTCCAAAATATAGATCAGAAGAAGACATCGCTTCTTTTATTAATAGATAATAGCGGATAATAACACTTTTCTAGCTGTGAAATTCTATGCATTTGTGATAGATTTTTGCAGCTGGCAAAATGTGAGCTAGCTTCTATAATTTATTAATCTTCTTAGAATTAATAAATTAAGcagtggtaggtaggtaggtaggtgagaGATACAAAAAGGCCTCTGAGTAAAGGGATGCAACAAGAATTGTCAACACATTTTGGCATGTAATACCAACATCATACACTAGAGAGCAGATGTGGGCCATTTAGTCATGGGCTATTTGAGTCACAGCCATTCTAACTCTAAGAATGCCAATCTTTATTTAAGCCTCAAATCTTATATCCATACAGAGCTCTAAAATGGTGAATTACATGTCTATTGTTAGGCCTGGGGGATAAGGATGACTACATACACAACCACAGGAATACTATGTTGCATAGACGGTACAAACCGTCAGGTTTTAAAAGCTGTGCTAGATTGGAGTCATTGTTCACAGCTGTTTTTATCTCTGAAACCCAAGCCAGATCTCAGATTCCCTGCAGCGCCTTCCCCTCCCACTTAAAATTCAATAACACTGCAAATACTCAAAGCGCAATTACAATGAAAGCTACCTGCCACAAAAgtcaaaatacaaaacaagaagACACCTAATTCAGAAAATGCATACATTCAGTGCTACAGCACCTGAGCGTCACCTTAACATTTAGGGAGCCTCTGTGCTTCATAAAAGGCCTTTCTCCACACTGAGTGGGGCACAGAAGCAGCGTTTTGGATCTATGGGGGCTGGTGCAAAGCAATGCTCGACACCATGATAAGAGAACACACATTCCTTGTACGGAAGTAATTCCCATTAACTCCAATGGAGCTTGCTCCTTCAGCTGAGACTCATATTATTATAGAAGAATGCTGTTCACTGAGCCTGGAACACAGGCAGCCCCAAATTCCTGCAAAAGTGGGCATTTCCCAGATGTTGGCACAACTCTAGCATACTTACGCAGCATCCCCTGTTCTCAGCAGAAAAAGAACAAGACCTGACTCCATGTAgctggagcaggggtaggcaaactgtggccctccagatgtccatggactacaattcccatgggaattgtagtccatggacatctgaagggccacagtttgcctacccctgatctggaggctGCTGACAACACtaggccagcttggtgcagtggtaaagagtggcagcctctgatctggtgaactgggtttgattcctcattcctcctccacatgcagccagctgggtcacctcgggccaagcacagttctctcagaggtctctcagtcccacctacctcacagggtgtctgttgtgtggagaaggaggagaggtgtttgtaaactactttgagactcgttcaggtagtaaaaaggagggtgccaaaaaaacagctcttctccatcAGCAATCAGAGACTGGCATGCGCATGACACCTCCTCCCACCTACGGacctcctcccacctcccctccccaatacgGAAGGAGCCaagcatagaatgatagagttggaagggacctccgggatcatctagtccaaccccctgcagaatacacaACACTCAcagctacctacctacccacagtgGGCACAATTCCATATCTAGgtgattcccccccaaaaaaaacagaatccctggccagtctgacctggacgaaatttgcctcctgacccaaagtggggatcagcatttccctgggtatgccagaATGGGCCACATGAAGTCCTGTAGAAATGAAGCTCTCAAGAGGAGGAAGTCCTTACAAGGCAAGGGGAACACACACTAAGACATACAAAGGaagcaaaattttaaaagttGGGTGTTTTAAAAGTCAGCTCAGTCAAAACCTCTCTTCACTCCCTCAGTGGGGTGATGGTTAAGGGTCAGATTTTAAGAGCAAAACGTTTATTTTAGACGCCAGCTTAGTGTAGGGGTTaaagcagcaacctctaatctggagaaccaggtttgatttcctgttcctccacatgcagccagctgggggaccttgggacagtcacagttctctcggaaccCTCTAATCCCCACTTACCTCACGGAGTGTCTctagtggggagagaagggataggtgattgcaagctgcttttatgccactttgggtagtaaaaagcggggtacaaaaaaaaaaaaacccacagctctTATGGAAATGAGCAGAGCAGAACTCTTTCCTCCCATGCATttatctttccttttcctgacacagtttgtattttattttattttattttatttagatttctatactgcccatttctttgcagctctgggcagttaacctgaacattatataacttacatggaatgtaacctcaaaacaactttcaataaagcatcaaaagattacaaaccaCATttgtaatataaataacaattaacagtaacatggggaggttaattctttcagtcataggggggcatctgggggggaccagcaggtgttctgagtcggtcagcctcaagtgaatgcctggcggaagagctcccttttgcacgcCCTGCGGAACTATGGAAGTTTGCTTAGCTCTCTCCCAGGACTGCAGCCAAGGGCAGGAAACGGGTGTGGAGAGTTGTGGGATTTCACGTCCTGTACCTTCATATTCCACCCCCAGCCACCCCCCGCCAAACCAGAACTCCCATGCTCTTCGTGACTGCAACAGTTACCACATTTAAAAGCAAGATGCCATCATCATAtaatactccacctttctcagtAACTCAGTAACAGACCcacttttccccctcttccacctTACCTTCAAAACAATCCTGGTCTGagcgactggcccaagatgaTCTCCCACaacctagtccaggggtggccaaactgtggctcttgggATGAcaacagactacaattaccatgacccccccaccagcaccatgatagctggggctcatggtaactgtagtctatgggcatctagatctagtttggccatccctgatctaGTCTgatcttctaaccactacacgataCAAGCGCCTTCCACAGGGAAACGTTGCACACATACTGTGGTACTGCCCTTTTGGCTCGCATTGGGTTGCAGCCAGAAGTACACAGCCTCCCTCTGCTAATTAatccttcaggggtagtcaacctgtggtcctccagatgtccatggactacaattcccatgagcccctgccagcaaatgcttaccAGTGGAGTCACACCCAGTGAAGTGATTACACGGACAGAGCTAAAAaggagatgctggcaggggctcgtgggaattgtagcccatggacatctggaggaccacaggttgactacccctgaatataGAACCATTCATGACATGTGAGCTTCCCCAGAGTCTTGCTAGATACTCCTGGCAGCTACTCATTTAACACACAGCTGTTATATCACATTGTAGGTCAGAGTTACCCCCAGCAAGAGGAACACTCACCTGGAGCGCATGTTCCCAGCAGCATTCCTACAGTCATGTTTAACACATCGGATCTTAATTGGCAAAGTGGGAAAGGTCTTTAAAAGGCTTCACCTGAGATTCTGCAAGAATGCTTGAATGCAAGGATGAAACGGCACAGGTGTTTGCCATATTACCCACCTGAAGGGGGAGGAACGGAGGGAAAAGGTAAAGAGCAAAAATCTCTTTTTGCTGTTTTCTGGATTGTTTCTGTACTGAGGACTGTTTTCATCAAAATAATTTCAGACTGCTCagtgtattgtttgtttgtttatagatttctaggccacccctatTGACACCGCTGTCTCGGAGCGGTTTACAACATTGTTAACatgcaaaacaattaaaatcattaaaacaattaaaatgaagaAATACTTCAGTCCATCAGGCAGGCAGTCCACATGTTTCTTCTCATTGGTATGCTGTTTTATGCCCAGGCTTGTTTGTAATGGCTTGTTTTAACCTCAGTGTGCTTCGATTACAAGAATAACTCTGCAGAGGATTAAACTTTGAATCTGACAAAGTTCTGTTGAGGATATCGGCTTTCGTGGGCGAGAACACAGCTTCATctggaatacaactttgttggtcttaaaggtgccactggactcaaactgctgtttcagaccaacacagttacccacctgaatctacctcagACGGTTGCAGAGTTAATggctttgtttgtttataatggcTGTCTCTAATTGGTTTTCTTTTCTCACTTCAGTTGGAAATTGCTCTGAGCTGGACTCTGGAGAGGTGGCGTGTAAACTGTccgaataaacaaaaataaatattgacCCTATGTACAAATGTTTTATACACGAGTTAGGCTGCAGAGCAACAATTAAATACACATTCTTGGCAACGTACGATTCGTATTACTAAGCAATTTAGGAAACAGAATTAAGCCTTGTGGGAAGATGCCCAAGAGAAATTGGCTTCTTGATCTTGGGatgtgagaataaaacaaacGGAACATATCATTCCCTTAGAGTGCTCAGAAGGAAAACAATATTAAAGATTGTGAACAATTGCATGAGTAACTATAATACTTGAATAACTTGGACCAACGACATAAAAGACGAAGCGTGGCATCATGTTAGACAGGCACTGAGCAATCAAATGAAGACCTCCGAAGCAGCCCAGATGGAAGTCCTATAAATAGAGTCCAATTGTCAGCATGTAAAAAGATGCAGCCTGTCCCATAGATCTGAGTCACACCCAGTGAAGTGATTACACGGACAGAGCTAAAAAGGAGATGCTGCTTCGACTGATAAACTAGTATGCAAGCAGCTGTGCGGCGGATCTGCAGGACTCCTCTGTTTTGACCGAACTCAAGAGAGCAGCAATGGAAGGAGTGCTGGTGATACGCCACAGGGTGGAAACTCCAGTTCGTTATCAAGAGCGTTTTGCTGAACAAGACCTTGAAGCGTGCAGGTTGAACCACCGCCTGTATGCTTTGCCAGGCCCAGCCACAGCTGACCAGGATGCCCGGACAACAAAGCGCACAGCGGAAGCAGCACAGAAGGGCACAGAGGGTGGAAAGCCCCGTTTTCAAGTCTTGCTGGATATTGTGCAGTTCCGTCCTGAAGACGTGATCATCCAGACCTTCGAAGGATGGCTGCTGGTTAAAGCTCAGCACGGACCTAGGATGGATGAGCACGGCTTTATCAGCAGGAGCTTTACTAGACAATACCAATTGCCAGAGGGCGTCGAAACCAAAGATCTgactgctctcttctgccatgaCGGCATTTTGGTGGTTGAAACCAAGACCTTGGCGGAGAATTAAGGGGGAGACTTTTCGTTACTGGTGAGACAAGGCAGTTCCCACTGTAACTCGAACCCTCGTGGCATTGTGCAGGCAGAGTTGtgttttccagtgaggaaaagGTCAAGCTTTTGCATATTTTGTTCAGGACATTGAGTTTGCTTGATGCAAAAGACAATATTTGCTCACAGCAGCTGCATATTTTCTGGCTCTCTTGGCAAATGGAAAATGTATTTCTGCCCAGCTAACAGAAAGGACAGAAGGCAGGAGACAATGCACATGAGGGATTTAGAGGATATTAGAGGAGTGTGGAAATGtttggaatgggggagggggagtgcattTCAAGACACCCATGCTCTTGAGGCAAAGACTGGACTCTGCATGTGAATGGAATGTAATTTTCATGCCTGAAAATGCTgcttttatcagcaccatgacCACAATCCAAAGAAGTCATTTATGTGCAAGGAAGAGAATCGCACAGCTGGAGCTTTCTTTTAAAGTTTGCCCTGCAGCGGTTCCCACTCGCGAAGAGGGAAACAACTTTTTGAACTGAATAATAGCTTCCCATCCCCAAATGTATCAGCATATCGCACAGCTGTATGCAGAGATTATTTTCCCATTCCCACTAACAATTGTACTTCAAAGTGTGTCTCTTCCCCAGTTTTGTTACACATGTTGTTTTAAATACTCCGATATTCTGCTTTTGGAAGCACAGCAGCTGCTGAGCTAGACTGACGTCTTTTCGTGTGTTTTTAAGATAAGGCTGACTGCTGAGCTATGAATAGAGAAAGAATTCAGAGGAGAAAGCCAAGCTAAATATAGACTCTGTTTATGGACACCTGCCATAGGAGTGAATTAAAAGATGGATTAACTGAAATAGCCCATCTAAAGGACTAGGAGATAAATAAAAGTTTTAACTAATGTTTTAACTAATGCCCTACTTTTAAACAAAATCTTGATATTTGTCTGCGAATGTTCTTTATTGGGCCTGGAATGGGAATAGGTTGCCAATAATGTAGAGGGGGGAAAATGTCCTGCTCCTTTCCATAGAGGATTTGTATGTGGAAAAGGAAAAGGGTAGACAAATTGTTCCTTGGTACTGGGGTAGATTACATCTTACTGAGGATGTATTGAGGGGGCAGGACATATTTTCTCTCCAGTTTCTTGGCAATCCCATCTGGGAAGCAGGGCACAAGAGAATGCCGTAAAAAAGGGACTTCTCCCCCTAGCAGCAAAAGTCACCATCAGGGCATAATACTGATAATTTTTCAGGAGGGATGAAAAGAGGAAAGCGTTTAGAGTCTCAGTGACTGCTACTGTCATAGGCACAGATTAGGCAGTAAAgtgtggatggcccaggcttgaCCTGTTGGTTAGGTGCAAGTCCTCCCACCCCATCTCACCCCACCAACCCCCCTTCCAGTAATTAGCATAAGATATTTTCCTACCTAGaatgttaatataatttttatACAGAGGAGTGCTTCTGAAGGGAGAGGGATTctcactgcattaaaaaaaacccaaaatgtttCTGATACTCAAACATTTGGAACAGTTTATGGATGTATTaagattaataattaattaatttgttccatgtatccccgctgttgtatgtaaactgccctgagccatatggaagggcggtatagaaatcaaatcaataaataaatacataaataagctaAAAATATCATTATGAGAAATTAACAGAGGGGAAAAATTAAAAGTTTAAGAGATTAAAAGTTGAGAATTCTAGAGACCCCACCAATCTTTCATGCATTCAGCAGGCTGCTGAAAATGTAGACAACCCTTTCCTTTTGTATACATTATTGGCTAGATCAGAGCTACAGGGATTCACACTAGCAACACACTCAAAATCAACTCCCCACACTCTTTCAACATTTCTTCCTACAGGATTCTAGATGTCTGTGTACAAGGGTAAACAGGCATCTGGAATGTCATATTAAAGGTTGAGTATCTTGGGCAAAAAAAAACCTACCAGCAAATTAAAGGCAGGAAAGGgttaagcaacccccccccctctactttaaattccccatctccagaagcAGCTTTGCTTGTCATAAAACAATAGGGGGTCGCTATTATGTGTTAGCATGTAACATGCAGTTAACCCCTAATTTGGTGGCTACCTGTATAGCAAAGGAATTAGGTCAGCAAAGAATCTTGTTGAAAAAACACAGAAGGCATATTTAAGATGTAGCTCCTGTTTCTGAATTTTGCAGAGGGCAAAGCCATCATCTAgcccatgatagccctctttaagtatttgaaaggttgtcacttggaggagggcaggatgctgttcccattggctgcagaggagaggacacgcagtaatgggtttaaactacaagtacaacgatataggctagatatcaggaaaacaaattcacagtcagagtagttcagcagtggaataggctgcctaaggaggtggtgagctcccccccactggcagtcttcaagcaaaggttggatacacacttttcttggatgcattaggatgctctgggctgatcctgcgttgagcagggggttggactagatggcctgtatggccccttccaactctatgattctatgatctacaagGAAATTTACATCTCCAGCAATACTTTTAGTATTAAATGGTAGTAAGTTATTAGCTGCACTATTTTGTTGACCAAAAACAACAACCCATTCTTGCCTGGTGATCATTAACGAGTGGTGATCACAGTTATTTGTTTACGTTACTTATACTCCGTCttcctcactgggactcaaggtgaCTGAGACAAAATAAGACAATGCAATCAATTTGGTAACTGTTTATCAATACAGATTTGTGACTGTATATGCCTTaatacccgccctgagccaactgggaagggtgggctataaaaataaagttgttgttataaCAGGGACCTCCAATAAACAGTG from Paroedura picta isolate Pp20150507F chromosome 7, Ppicta_v3.0, whole genome shotgun sequence includes these protein-coding regions:
- the HSPB3 gene encoding heat shock protein beta-3; this translates as MEGVLVIRHRVETPVRYQERFAEQDLEACRLNHRLYALPGPATADQDARTTKRTAEAAQKGTEGGKPRFQVLLDIVQFRPEDVIIQTFEGWLLVKAQHGPRMDEHGFISRSFTRQYQLPEGVETKDLTALFCHDGILVVETKTLAEN